The sequence GAAAGCGCACTTTCTCTGAAAGAGTCGCCTCGGACGGCGGAATGGGCCCTCTTTCTCTGAAACTGCGGTCGGGCGGTCGGGCGGTCGGGCGGTCGGCCGGTCGGGCGGTCGGTCGGGCGGTCGGGCGGGCGGTCGGGCGGTCGGGCGGCCGGGGTCGGCGGCGGGGCGGCGTGGCAGGGGGAGTGGCGCGGTGAGGCGTTGGGTGAGGGGGCTTGCGGTCAGGAGACGGTGAAGAGGAGGTGGTTGACGGCCAGGGCGGTGATTGCCTGGCCGGCCAGCCACCAGCGGCGGGCCGGCGCGGGCAGGTGCGCGGCGGCGACCAGCAGCCAGACCGCGAACGGCAGCCAGATCCGCTCCACCTCGGCCTTGCTCATGCCGGACAGGTCGGCACCGACCACCGCCAGCGCGGCGGCGGCCGGCAGCAGCACGGTCGGCCCGAGCAGCCGCACCCGGGACGCCGGCGCGACCGGCCGGCGGTGCGTGAGGAGGCCGCCGACCAGCCGGCCGAAGCCCCCGATCGCCGGTGCGGGCGAGGGCGCCTCCGCCGCACCGGCCCCGGACCGCGCCGTGCCGCGCCAGCCCGCGCGGGCCGCCAGCAGCGTGCGGCGCAGCGCCGGCCCGACCACCGGCCCGGCCGAGAGCAGCAGGGCGGCCAGGTTGGCCCAGACCCAGTATCCGTACGGGCGGTCGGCCGCCCAGCCCTGGTAGTAGCGCTCGACCACCCGGTCGTACCCCTGCCACCAGTGGAAGCCGGCGAGGGTGAAAGCCAGCACCACCGCGGCCACCCCGGCCGCCCCGGCCACCAGCGCGCCGCGCCGACCCGAGGGCCGCAGCGCCAGCACCGCCAGAGCCAGCGGCCCGACCAGCACGAAGCCGTACGACAGGTGCAGCGCGAAGCCGAGCAGCAGCCCGCCGGCCAGCGCGGTCGCGGGTCCGCGTACCGCCAGCAGGGCCAGCCCGGCGGCGACCACGCCGGTGAAGACGCCGTCGGCGGAGGCGCCCACCCAGACCGCCCCGGGCAGCAGCACCAGGAACGGCAGCACCGCCCGGGCCGCCTCGCCGGCGCCCAGCGCCCGCAGCGCCAGCGGTACGGACACCACGACGCTCGCCCCGACCAGGACGCAGGCCAGCGCCGCCGCCGTCCCGCCGCCCAGGCCGACCCGGTCCAGCCCGACGAAGAACAGCAGCGCGCCCGGCGGATGGCCGGCGGTGTGGGTGGACCACGAGTCCGGCTGGAAGTCGAGGATCCGGTCGGTGAAGCCGGCCAGCATCCGCCGCACGTCGGTCACCCCGGGCACCTCGTGCAGGTACTCCGCCTGCGGGGTGAGCCGCCGGGTCAGCCCCGCCGACCAGCCGTCCACCAGCGCCAGGGCCAGCGTCCACGCCACCGCCGCCAGGTAGCCGCCGCCGAGCAGCGGGCCCCACCGGGCGGTCCGCGCCCAGCGCAGCCCGGGGCCGAGCACGACGCCGGCGACCAGCAGCGCCGCCGGCGTGCCCCAGCCCAGGTGCGGCCGCCAGGTGGCGTAGAGCGGCGCGGCGTCGGCGTGCAGGCCCACCCCCCGGTGGTTCAGCACCGCGCCGACCGCCACCGCGGCGGCCAGCAGCGCCGCCTCGACCGCCAGCACGACGAGGTCGCCCCGGTCGCGGGCCGGGGCACGGTCGGCGGCGGGCGAGCGGGGGAGGGTGGCACCGGGTCTCATGTCGACCGGACGGTACGCACCTGCGCGCCGGCTCGTCAGCCGAACCACCGGTACGTCACCGGACGGTAAGAAATGCCAGCTCGGTAAGCGTTCCGTAAGGCCGAACGCGACGCGGGCGGCCCCGGGCGGACCTAGCGTCGGCGGTATGCCGACACAGATCGACGTGGTGCTGCCGTGCCTGGACGAGGCCGCCGCCCTGCCCGGCGTGCTGACCGCGCTGCCGCCCGGCTACCGGGCGATCGTGGTGGACAACGGCTCCCGGGACGGCTCGCCCGAGGTGGCCGCCCGGTACGGCGCCCGGGTGGTGCACGAGCCCCGCCGGGGGTACGGCGCGGCCGTGCACGCCGGGATGGAGGCCGCCGAGACGGAGCTGGTCTGCGTCCTGGACGCCGACGGCTCCTTCGCCCCGCAGGAACTGCCCGCCCTGGTCGCCCCGGTCGCCGAGGGGATCGCCGACCTGGCCGTCGGCCGCCGCCGCCCGGTCCGCGTCGGGGTGTGGCCCTGGCACGCCCGCGCCGGTACCGCGCTGGTCGCCGCGCTGCTGCGGCACCGGGGCGTACCGTTGCGCGACCTGAGCCCGATCCGGGTGGCCCGGCGGGAGGCGCTGCTGGCTCTCGGCGTCACCGACCGGGCCTTCGGCTACCCGCTGGAGCTGCTGATCCGGGCCGCGGCGGCGGGCTGGCGCATCCACGAACTCGACGTCGCCTACGCCCCCCGTGCCGTCGGCACCCGCTCCAAGGTCTCCGGCTCGGTCCGCGGCACCCTGCGCGCCACCCGCGACTTCGCCGCCGTGCTGCGCAGCGTGGACGGCCCCCGGTGACCGTGCTGCTGGTGGTCGCCAAGGCGCCCGTGCCCGGCGCGGTGAAGACCCGGCTCTGCCCGCCCGCGACCGGCGTGCAGGCCGCCCGGGTGGCCGCCGCCGCGCTGCGGGACACCCTGGACGCCGTCCGGGAGACCCCCGGCGTGACGCCGGTGCTGGCCTTGGCCGGCCGCCTCGCCGACGCCGTGGACGCCGCCGCGCTGACCGCCGCCGTCGCCGGCTGGCCGGTCCTGCCGCAGCGCGGCGTGGACTTCGCCGCCCGGCTGGTGCACGCTCACGCCGACGTCGCCGACGCCTTCCCGGGCCGTCCGGTGCTCCAGATCGGCATGGACACCCCGCAGCTGACCCCGGCGCGGCTGGCCGCCGCCGTACGCCGGCTGGCCGACGCCGACGCCGACGCGGTGCTGGGCCGGGCCGCCGACGGCGGCTGGTGGGCGCTGGGGCTGCGCGACCCCCGGCAGGCGGTGGCGCTGCGCGCGGTGCCGATGTCGACCCCGGACACCGGCCGGTCGACCTGGTCGGCGCTGGTCGAGCGGGGGCTGCGTACCGTGCCGCTGCCGGTGCTGCGGGACGTGGACGACTGGTCGGACGCCCGGGCGGTGGCCGCCGCGGTCCCGGGTGGTCGGTTCGCCCGGCAGGTCGCCGCGGTACGCCGGGCCATGGTGGTGCGGGCGTGACCGCGCCGGCCGTGGACGGCTTCGCCGCCGCCCTGCGCGACCGGGGCGGGGATGCGCACTGGCTGGTGCCCGCCGACGGGCTGCGCCGCCGGCTGCCGGTGGACCGGTGGCACCGCCCGGCCGACCCGGCGGACACGGCGGTGCTCGCCCGCTGCGCCGGTCCCACGCTGGACCTGGGCTGCGGACCGGGCCGGGTGACCCTGGCCCTGACCCGGTCCGGGCTGACCACCGTCGGCGTGGACGTGTCGGCCCGGGCGGTGGCGCTGACCCGGGCCCGGGGTGCGGTGGCCGTGCAGGCCGATCTGTTCGGCCCGCTGCCGGCGGAGGGACGCTGGGCGCACGCGGTGCTGCTGGACGGGAACATCGGCATCGGCGGCGACCCGGCGGCGCTGCTGCGCCGGTGCCGGGCGCTGCTGCGGCCGGGCGGCACGGTGCTGGTGGAGCTGGAGCCGCCGGGGTCCGGCGCCTGGCAGGGGCAGGTCCACGTGCTGACCGGCCGGCGCCGGGGG comes from Micromonospora purpureochromogenes and encodes:
- a CDS encoding glycosyltransferase family 2 protein, with protein sequence MPTQIDVVLPCLDEAAALPGVLTALPPGYRAIVVDNGSRDGSPEVAARYGARVVHEPRRGYGAAVHAGMEAAETELVCVLDADGSFAPQELPALVAPVAEGIADLAVGRRRPVRVGVWPWHARAGTALVAALLRHRGVPLRDLSPIRVARREALLALGVTDRAFGYPLELLIRAAAAGWRIHELDVAYAPRAVGTRSKVSGSVRGTLRATRDFAAVLRSVDGPR
- a CDS encoding TIGR04282 family arsenosugar biosynthesis glycosyltransferase, translating into MTVLLVVAKAPVPGAVKTRLCPPATGVQAARVAAAALRDTLDAVRETPGVTPVLALAGRLADAVDAAALTAAVAGWPVLPQRGVDFAARLVHAHADVADAFPGRPVLQIGMDTPQLTPARLAAAVRRLADADADAVLGRAADGGWWALGLRDPRQAVALRAVPMSTPDTGRSTWSALVERGLRTVPLPVLRDVDDWSDARAVAAAVPGGRFARQVAAVRRAMVVRA
- a CDS encoding methyltransferase domain-containing protein, which produces MTAPAVDGFAAALRDRGGDAHWLVPADGLRRRLPVDRWHRPADPADTAVLARCAGPTLDLGCGPGRVTLALTRSGLTTVGVDVSARAVALTRARGAVAVQADLFGPLPAEGRWAHAVLLDGNIGIGGDPAALLRRCRALLRPGGTVLVELEPPGSGAWQGQVHVLTGRRRGPSFRWAWLDTAAVAGPAAAAGLAVGEVFRAGRRWFAELTRP